A stretch of DNA from Sugiyamaella lignohabitans strain CBS 10342 chromosome B, complete sequence:
TTGGTGGAAGAATAGCAAAAGTTAGATATGAAGTATGGCTCTTAATCTCCGCTTCCATACGAGAAACGCTTCTCCACTCATAATTAGGATCACCCTCTCGGATTCGAAGGCCCCGACCCCATGGGTTGTAGCCCTTATACGAAGAATTCTGACTAGAGTTATGCTTCACGGATTCTAACAGAACAGCTTCGGAAGTTGTCTCAGATGGTGTGGCGACAGGGGATACAGACGATTCAACAGCGGAATCTCTATGTGATGCATTTCCCACAGAGTCTTctatttttctctttttcgcAGCatcatttttttccttACGGATTTCAAGTCCATACAATCTTCGTTCTTTAACATCCTTTAACCGTTGGAGAGCGTCATCAAGATTCCGAACCATGTTCCTATGACCCTCCCACCTTTTAGAACTTATCTCGACCATTTCGATCCTCTGGAAGCCCTCTTTTCTAAGAGTTTCAACAGTCTTGATCACTTGCTCCATACATGGAGAGAAACAGCAAATTGAAACCACCCGATCGGTGGCGAGACACGATTTCAATCTAGGAATTGCCGTCCATGGCGATGGTAGATCTAAAAATACAGCCGATGCATTCATGTCCCCACTATAGTCCATAGGGTTCTCAAATCCTTCGTTACAAACATCTCTGTGTGTGATGCTTACAATATCTGCCAAACCATGGTCCTCAATCTCTTTTTTAGCTTCCAGAAATCTCGGTTCATGAAATTCATACGTGAAAATGTGTCCTCGTTTATCTACTGAACGGGAAATAGCGTGTGTAAAACTGCCGCTCCCAGTACCAGCTTCAATGACTCTGGATCCTGGACGGATTTTCAACCTTTGAACTATGTAACTCGAATCTGGAGTATATACAATCTGCGTTCTATGGGGTAATGACAGAGTCCATAGCTCGGGAGTGGGAGCCACCAAGTGAATAAAGCCCTTGCCCGAAACGCTTGGAATCTGGTTGCCAAACTTCTGACCAATTATTAAATTATGTGGGAATATGCCAAATCTTGTGTTGAGCTGCTGTTCTTTCCTCACCGTGATGGGCTTAACATCACCTCTAGAGATCCACGCTAGGACGAGATCCCCCTCTTGAATAATATCTCTATTGTCTAGAAAAGACATCCTTTTATactaattttattttgccTGTCGTTTCGTTTTTGATTGATCACGAAATAAATTTCGTGATCGTCGCTGGTACATGCAACCTTCCTAACTGCAATATTTGAACCCTATTCTCTCTTCCGAGCATGCTGAAACTAAAAGCCCATATTTAACTACCAAAAACAATTGAACATATTACACAATCACTTAGCACCAGGCTCTTACTAGCTCCTATTTTTCTgtaaattaatattaggGGTCTCCAAATTTTTATTAGGGGCGTAAGGTTAACGGGTCCCATTTTGAGCGACAAGCCGCACTCGCCGCCATGACCTGCATGAGCTGAAAAATTATGACAGtagaaaaagcaatttgaaaaaaaatatccgTGAACACCAACTGAATAATTCAAAACGACACCAACAGGAATATTCTGTCTTTTTCATAGTAAAAATGCCACATATATCTGAGCCATTTCTACTTACAGGGCTGCCTCATACCTCTAAAGTCAAGCCTTCTTCTGTGAAGGCATCATCAGCAATTTGGGGCAAAGCATCTTCTGTATGCCTTGGGATTTCGAATAGTTCGATAACTTCTTATTCTCTATTACCCACCCCAAGATTACTATGGACACACTCTCTACCCCCAAATAGTACAGTTACGGCATTACAAGTCTTTAAAAGTCAGGAAGATTCTCTCACAGTGGTGGGATTTGGTGTGTatgaaagaaagaagcaTTTTGTTAAGTTCATTGAGATTGATGATAAAAACTCAGGGGATGCAGTTGACAAGCCAGCAACTTCTTTTCCTGTTCCTGGTGAGGTAAGTGGAATAAAATTTTCTGCTTCCGGTGAGCGGGTTTATGTTATTCTTAAGAATTCATGTGTTCAACTATACGCCCTGCCTGTTGAGGAGAACAATGTCAAAGAGATATGGTCATCGAAGACCAAGGCCAGTCGGACCCTGATTCATTACTCTGTTATACCGCCATCAGGAGATGGAGAAGGCCCGGAGGATGGATCAGTTGTATTAGTGTCCAAAAGAGAGGTTGGAAAGAAGTCCATGATTGAAGTGCGAATTTTGGCTTTAGATTCCAAAGGGTCATATGAATTAATTACTAGGGATATTGAAGTCTCTGAGGAAGAGCTCAAATATGGACTTGCATTGGCATACTATGAGGGAAACCTTTACAGATATAGCTCTagagaaaagaagatttATGTTGCGCCGATTCTTAATGGTGGCGACCCTACTACCAGTATTTATAGCGCCATTTTTTCTGTTCCTTCGGATGTCAGTGAGGAGAGCAGCTCCTTGATCTCTACACCTTCTTTACTTGCCATTGGAAGAAACCTATTTTTATCTGATGGCAAGTCTGTGTTACTTATTGACACCCAATACCATACAACTATCAGCCAGAAGACTATAAATGAACCTCTTACTTCAATCTTAGGATATGTTGAgtcatcttcaacagtTATAGGAGTCTCGACGTTTGGATCATCTGCGTCAGCATCCAACAATTCAACTCAGTCAGTTATAGGAATTAATGTTGATAGTGGCAAGGGAACGTTGTTGGAGTCATTAGGGAAAGGAATtggtgaagaggaggaCCCTTGGAGGCTGGGATattctgatatttttatcAAAAAGAACTACAATCTTCGAGAGTACTCTAATGTTATTAAAGATATCATTGCTACGGCACAAGATTATGCTGCGTCAATTTTAACTGGCCTATCGGAGTATAAAGATAAAAGTGATATTATCAACTTCGAGCATAAGGCGATTAGTTTCCTCAAGGGAAAAGAATGGGACGAAATTGATGAACTGACAAATGAAAGTAAAGAAGTTTTTGCATATGAAGATAAAGACAGGGATGTAGATAGAGAGTTCATATTTGAGTTAGTTGACTTGGTGTTTGATAATTCAGATATATCCGACCCCTCATCATCTAGTACACTCAAATTGTATCCTGATTTTGTCCCTCAAAAGCTGATTATTTATCTTCTGACCCATCCTCTATTCCCAACAACAGAACTCCCAGGGCTATTGAACGTACTTTCGCAATATCCAAGATTGTTGCGCCAGGCCATTGTAACGGCCCCGGCTGTGGAATGTTTTGATTTGGTTGAGGCACTTTCTTTAGCCGATGACGAGATTTTCCGAGATATTGTAAACCGAGTTCTGGAGGAATATGGTCAGGAAGAGATTTTCGAATCAATCAAACTTAAGTATGGTACCGGTGAGAATAAATCTAAGGCGACCCTTGATGTCGTCAACAGATTAATTAAGCTTGACGTTGGGTGGCAGCTGATTCCATGCTTTGTAGATGTTGGTGGACTATTTGGTTGGGACTACACAGTAATAAGTGATCTTTACAAGTCGGTTACTTCGCAAGTTGAGGCGTTGGTTTCCAGCGCAGAAATCATGACACTTATTGATGAGACGTTGCGTAAATTTGATGCTACAGTAGATGCCGCTGAAGTTGGCAGAAGGTCCAAAAAGGCCCTTTCGAAACAGCGAGGCTTATCTACAACCTCTAGCACCGAGAAAGCTAGAAAGGGCCCAGAACTAATATCGGCCGAACAACGTGAACAAGAAAGAATGAGAAATCTGCTCAGATTCGGTATTGATTCAGGAAGTCCGGGTGATGTCACACCTTTGAACCCAGCTGATGCGGTGctgcaaaagaagaagcgggCCGTTAGGGAAGGTAACCTTATCTCTAGAAAAGTTCCGCTTTACACAGTTGAGAAACTTGTATTATAATGTCAATAAATACTGCATTTTTACAATGTCTAATTACCTCAAAATACTATGATATTGTCCCTGGCAATTGATCTTTATTTATCATACGCCACCGAGTGTATAAAGTTATAGTAAGAGCTGGCATGTCAAATAATGTCATCTTCACcctcatcgtcatcacctTGTAGTTCTTTCCAACTAGCATAAGACAAGAGGAAAAATGCTAAAATGATTAGAATACCACCGATAACACCTCCTCTTGAAATAGGAGTGCCGAAGAGGAGCCAATCTACTATGGCTACTATGAAAGTGGTCAATAATGAAGCAACACTAGACAATACAGGAGATGTCAAAGACATGAGGATTAAAAAGCTCCCTGAAAATGTGGCGTTTGCAATTACAGATGCAACTAATACCCAGAGTACTTCCCCACGTGGGAACTCGAACTGTTCAATGCCTGCAAAATGCAGCAGTGGTAGGATGGGCCACAGTAGAGTAAATGTACACACGCCGATACCTGAGCCTACCACATTTGCAAAAGCAGCCTGCTTCTTAGCGGATACGGTACTTGGTGGGCAAGCAATTCGTTTATATAGAACTTCATAGAGACCGTAAACcacagctccagcaccaatgACAATATTACCCCAGGCACGATACGGATAAGGTTCCGATTCATCTTtagatgctgctgttacgTCCTCGGTACTACCTGAGTAAGCCACAATGACAACACCAATGATTGAAAGGATGACACTAAATGCCTTGTCCCACCTAAACTGCTCATGTAAAAGTGGGACCGAGAATGCGTATGCAAAGAAAGCCGAACAATTATAGATAGCAGTCAAGTCACCAGCAGTGGTTAGATTGACAGCAATATACCAAGAGCTTCCAGCAATGTTCAATGCAATACAGAGAATGAGGCAGCATTTTATGAGGTTGATGATAATTTGCTTATAAGAGGATAAGGAAAAAGCATTCGAATTTAACAAGTGATGTTGTGGGGCTAATGCTTTAGACGATGAAATCTGGCCAGCAGTAGATAATACATTCTGAAGATGTTTcctaaaaaaaatgtcaaaCGGAACTTTTCGTTTTCTCACACGCAGAAATAAGATTTGGAACAGCCACAAGGACATCCAAGACGAATGAGTTACATACATCATAAAAATGGGCTTCTTGTACTCCAAAGTGTTTGCAATGTACCCGGCAGTTTCGGTTTGAAtgacaaaagaaataaGTGATACGGACAATGCCACCGCTGAGTAGATATACCGTCTtctctcagcagcagccaagtGCTCGGCTTTTGTACCAAAAGACCCATTATCTTCAGATGGGCGTGGAATTTCGTTGTCGTTTGGCTGTAAGTTAGTGGAGCTACTGGCAGCGTGTGAGTGTCTGACCGATGCCAAACTTTCTCCTGCCAGTCCAGTTTGATCAAGAGGTTGATATGACATGACAATCGAGGTGGCTATGGCCGGTGGTAAAATCAACTATAAATCAGAAATGTCAACAGAATACCACCAGAATATTTGAAATAAAAGGAAGTTGACTGTTGAGCCACTAGCAAATTATTTACTAGTCTCAGTTATCGTTATCATTAACGGTAACGAATCAAGATAGTCACAAACAATCCAAGAACCCAAAATCAAAGGTTTAAAAGGATATTATTAAAGAATGAGACAAGTAGTTCTTAATTCTGGAAATCCAAATTACTAACTACTACACTTTCACGAGAACAATGAGAAAACTGGTCAATA
This window harbors:
- the UTP8 gene encoding Utp8p (Nucleolar protein required for export of tRNAs from the nucleus; also copurifies with the small subunit (SSU) processome containing the U3 snoRNA that is involved in processing of pre-18S rRNA; GO_component: GO:0030686 - 90S preribosome [Evidence IDA] [PMID 12150911]; GO_component: GO:0005730 - nucleolus [Evidence IEA]; GO_component: GO:0005730 - nucleolus [Evidence IDA] [PMID 12068309]; GO_component: GO:0005634 - nucleus [Evidence IEA]; GO_component: GO:0033553 - rDNA heterochromatin [Evidence IDA] [PMID 15489292]; GO_component: GO:0030529 - ribonucleoprotein complex [Evidence IEA]; GO_component: GO:0032040 - small-subunit processome [Evidence IDA] [PMID 12068309]; GO_component: GO:0034455 - t-UTP complex [Evidence IDA] [PMID 17515605]; GO_function: GO:0030515 - snoRNA binding [Evidence IPI] [PMID 12068309]; GO_function: GO:0000049 - tRNA binding [Evidence IDA] [PMID 19370060]; GO_process: GO:0000462 - maturation of SSU-rRNA from tricistronic rRNA transcript (SSU-rRNA, 5.8S rRNA, LSU-rRNA) [Evidence IMP] [PMID 12068309]; GO_process: GO:0045943 - positive regulation of transcription from RNA polymerase I promoter [Evidence IMP] [PMID 15489292]; GO_process: GO:0006364 - rRNA processing [Evidence IEA]; GO_process: GO:0042254 - ribosome biogenesis [Evidence IEA]; GO_process: GO:0006409 - tRNA export from nucleus [Evidence IMP] [PMID 12794079]; GO_process: GO:0006351 - transcription, DNA-templated [Evidence IEA]) — translated: MPHISEPFLLTGLPHTSKVKPSSVKASSAIWGKASSVCLGISNSSITSYSLLPTPRLLWTHSLPPNSTVTALQVFKSQEDSLTVVGFGVYERKKHFVKFIEIDDKNSGDAVDKPATSFPVPGEVSGIKFSASGERVYVILKNSCVQLYALPVEENNVKEIWSSKTKASRTLIHYSVIPPSGDGEGPEDGSVVLVSKREVGKKSMIEVRILALDSKGSYELITRDIEVSEEELKYGLALAYYEGNLYRYSSREKKIYVAPILNGGDPTTSIYSAIFSVPSDVSEESSSLISTPSLLAIGRNLFLSDGKSVLLIDTQYHTTISQKTINEPLTSILGYVESSSTVIGVSTFGSSASASNNSTQSVIGINVDSGKGTLLESLGKGIGEEEDPWRLGYSDIFIKKNYNLREYSNVIKDIIATAQDYAASILTGLSEYKDKSDIINFEHKAISFLKGKEWDEIDELTNESKEVFAYEDKDRDVDREFIFELVDLVFDNSDISDPSSSSTLKLYPDFVPQKLIIYLLTHPLFPTTELPGLLNVLSQYPRLLRQAIVTAPAVECFDLVEALSLADDEIFRDIVNRVLEEYGQEEIFESIKLKYGTGENKSKATLDVVNRLIKLDVGWQLIPCFVDVGGLFGWDYTVISDLYKSVTSQVEALVSSAEIMTLIDETLRKFDATVDAAEVGRRSKKALSKQRGLSTTSSTEKARKGPELISAEQREQERMRNLLRFGIDSGSPGDVTPLNPADAVLQKKKRAVREGNLISRKVPLYTVEKLVL
- the GCD14 gene encoding Gcd14p (Subunit of tRNA (1-methyladenosine) methyltransferase; required, along with Gcd10p, for the modification of the adenine at position 58 in tRNAs, especially tRNAi-Met; first identified as a negative regulator of GCN4 expression; GO_component: GO:0005634 - nucleus [Evidence IEA,IEA]; GO_component: GO:0005634 - nucleus [Evidence IDA] [PMID 9851972]; GO_component: GO:0031515 - tRNA (m1A) methyltransferase complex [Evidence IEA]; GO_component: GO:0031515 - tRNA (m1A) methyltransferase complex [Evidence IDA,IPI] [PMID 10779558]; GO_function: GO:0008168 - methyltransferase activity [Evidence IEA]; GO_function: GO:0016429 - tRNA (adenine-N1-)-methyltransferase activity [Evidence IEA]; GO_function: GO:0016429 - tRNA (adenine-N1-)-methyltransferase activity [Evidence IDA,IMP] [PMID 10779558]; GO_function: GO:0016740 - transferase activity [Evidence IEA]; GO_process: GO:0032259 - methylation [Evidence IEA]; GO_process: GO:0030488 - tRNA methylation [Evidence IEA]; GO_process: GO:0030488 - tRNA methylation [Evidence IDA] [PMID 10779558]; GO_process: GO:0008033 - tRNA processing [Evidence IEA]) codes for the protein MSFLDNRDIIQEGDLVLAWISRGDVKPITVRKEQQLNTRFGIFPHNLIIGQKFGNQIPSVSGKGFIHLVAPTPELWTLSLPHRTQIVYTPDSSYIVQRLKIRPGSRVIEAGTGSGSFTHAISRSVDKRGHIFTYEFHEPRFLEAKKEIEDHGLADIVSITHRDVCNEGFENPMDYSGDMNASAVFLDLPSPWTAIPRLKSCLATDRVVSICCFSPCMEQVIKTVETLRKEGFQRIEMVEISSKRWEGHRNMVRNLDDALQRLKDVKERRLYGLEIRKEKNDAAKKRKIEDSVGNASHRDSAVESSVSPVATPSETTSEAVLLESVKHNSSQNSSYKGYNPWGRGLRIREGDPNYEWRSVSRMEAEIKSHTSYLTFAILPPKFELPNNE